DNA sequence from the Streptomyces sp. NBC_01497 genome:
GGACCGGCCGCCCCGGTGGGCGCCGCCACCACGGGGACGCGCGTGCCCGCGGCCTCGGACGCGGCCCCGGCGGACACCGCGGATTCCGGGCTGGTGCGCCCCTGGTGGGAGACCGACGACGGCGAGGTCGGGCAGCGGATGCGCAGAAGCCGCTGACCGCCGCGCCATGGCCGGCGCCGGACGAGGGCGGCCGCCCGGCCGGCCGGACCCGGTCGCCGTGGGCCCCGCCGGGGCCCGTCCGCGTGCGTTACGGTCGGTGCCGTGATCGTCGTCGCCGGTGAGTCCCTGATCGACCTGGTCCCTGCCGAGCGGGCGGGCGGGGCACTCGCGCCCCTGACGCCCCGTCGCGGCGGTGGCCCGTACAACACGGCTGTGGCCCTCGGCCGGCTCGGCGACCGGGCCGCGTTCTGCTCGCGGATCTCCACCGACGCGTTCGGCGAGGCGCTCGTGGAGGGGCTGCGCGAGGCCGGTGTCGGCCTGGCGTTCACCCAGCGCGGGCCGCAACCCACGACCCTCGCCGTGGCGACGGTGGCCGAGGACGGCTCCGCCGGATTCGGCTTCCACGCGGAAGGGAGCGCCGACCGCCTCTTCGCGCTTCCCACGGCCCTGCCACCGTCCGTACGGGCGATCGCGTTCGGTACGTGTTCGCTCGTCCTGGAGCCCGGGGCCACGGCGTACGAGGCACTGCTGCGGCGCGAGGCGGACCGGGGCGTCTTCACGCTCCTCGACCCGAACATCCGCCCGGGCCTGATCCCGGACGCGGGCGCCTACCGGGCCCGCTTCCGGTCCTGGCTGCCCTCCGTGTCCCTCCTGAAGCTCTCGGAACAGGACGCGCAGTGGCTGGAGGGCACGCCCGAGGGCTGGCTCGGCAGTGGGCCCGCGGCGGTGGTGCTGACCCGGGGCGGCGCCGGGCTCAGCGTGTTCACCGCGGCGGGCGGTGAGGTGTCGGTGCCCGCCGCGCCCGTCGAGGTCGCCGACACCATCGGCGCCGGTGACACGGTCAACGCCGCGCTGCTGCACAGCCTCGCCGCCCACGACGCGCTGACACCACCCGCGCTCGTCTCCCTCGGCGACAGCGGCTGGCGCGAGGTGCTGGCCTTCGCCGCCCGCGCGGCGGCGGTGACCTGTTCCCGGCCCGGCGCGGACCCCCCGTACGCCTCGGAACTGCTGTCGGCGTGAGGCCGCGCGGGCCCTCGGGGACCGGGCCGGGACTCAGGCCGACAGGCGCGGCGAGCGGTCTCCGGTCGTTCTGCGTGTCGCGAGGTAGAGCGCGACGAGCCAGCCGATCAGGGTTCCGCCGAGGACCAGGTTCACCAGCAGGATCAGCCACCGCCGCGGTACGCCCCGGTTGAAGGCGATCAGCGACAGCAGGAGATACACCGCGATGAAGACGATGGTGAGCAGGACAGAGAGAAACGGGCCGAGTGTTCCGAACATGACAAGAGGCTAGGGCAACGGCCCGCGGCCGCGGTCGGCGCCGTGCGGCGCCGGCCGCGCGGGTCCGCCCCGACGGGCGGGTGATCGTCCGCGCCCGAAGACCCGGGGGCGCCGGCTTGGCTGCTCGCGGCTCCTCACGCGGACGGTGCGGCTCCCGGCGTGCGCGGCTCCTCCCGCCCGTCCAGGAAGGCGGTGATCGCCGCCGCGAAGCCCGCGGGGTCCTCCGCCCACGGGATGTGGCCGGCCTGAGGCAGGACGGTCCTGCTGACCTGCGGGAGCGCGCGTTCCAGGGAATCCACGGCCGACCTCGGGCGGATGTCCCGCGCGCCGTCCACGATCAGGACCGGGACGGTCAGTTCCGCGCAGCGCTCCGGCATCCCGCCGTCGGCTGCCAGGTCCCGCAGCTCGCGGTTGAGTGCCGTGTTGCAGGCCCGGTTGACGCCGAACCACGGTGTCGCCATGGCCTCGGCCGACGCCAGGGCGTCGGGGCCGAGGAAGTCCGCCGACCACTGGAGCACGCAGAGTTCGCGGTCCTCCGACTCCGTCAGGCCGGACGCGGGCCGGTCGTTCAGCTCGCGCCATCGCGCCAGGCGGTGCCCGAGCCGCCGTCGCTGCCCTTCCTCGTAGGCGGGATGCCAGGCGGACACGTCGTCCACGCCGACGCCCGAGACGTACACCAGCGCGCGGACCCGGTCGGGGCGCTCCAGCGCGTACAGGAGCGCGAGTTGCGCGCCCCACGAGTGCCCGACCAGCACGGCCCGCTCCCATCCCGATGCTCGCCGTACGGCGTCGAGATCGGCGATCGAGCGGGCCACCGTGTAAGGGCCCCGGCGTTCGGAACGCCCGCAGCCCCGTTGGTCCCAGCGCACCACCGGCCGCCCTCCGAGGAGCGCGGCCGGTGCCTGCAGGGTGTCCCAGATGCCGGGGCCGCCGTGGCAGAGGATCACCGGCGCCCCGGGGCCGTCCGCCGCGCGGACGGCCCAGAGCCGGACCCCGTCGTCCGCGACGACGTCGATGCCCTCGCCGTCCCCGCCGCCGTGAGCGGTTCCGTCGGCCCCCGCGTGCGCTGTCTTCGCCATGACCCGGGATCCTGCCGGGTCACGGCTCACTTCGCGCGCGCTTTACGCGCGCTCGCCGGCGCCGCCCCCGCGGACGTGGCCTTCTTCGCGGCGGTCTTCTTCGCCGGGGCCTTGCGGGCCGGCGCCTTCCTCCCGGTCGTGGCCGCGTCGCTGACGCGCTCCGTGTCCAGGATGTCCCGGAGGAACTTGCCGGTGTGGCTGGTGGCGACGCCCGCCACCTGCTCGGGAGTGCCCTCGGCGACCACCAGGCCGCCGCCGTTGCCGCCCTCGGGGCCCATGTCGACCACCCAGTCCGCCGTCTTGATGACGTCCAGGTTGTGCTCGATCACGATCACCGTGTTGCCCTTGTCGACCAGGTTGGACAGGACGGTGATCAGCTTGCTGATGTCCTCGAAGTGCAGACCTGTCGTCGGCTCGTCCAGCACGTAGACCGTGCTGCCGGTGGAGCGCTTCTGCAGCTCGCTGGAGAGCTTCACACGCTGCGCCTCACCGCCCGACAGCGTCGGGGCGGGCTGACCCAGCCGCACATAGCCGAGGCCCACCTCGTTGAGCGTCTTGAGGTGACGCGAGATCGTCGGGACGGCACCGAAGAACTCCAGCGCCTCCTCGATCGGCATGTCCAGCACCTCGGCGATGTTCTTGCCCTTGTAGTGGACCTCCAGCGTCTCCCGGTTGTAGCGGGCGCCGTGGCACACCTCGCAGGGCACGTACACGTCCGGCAGGAAGTTCATCTCGATCTTGATGGTGCCGTCGCCCGCGCAGTTCTCGCAGCGACCGCCCTTCACGTTGAACGAGAAGCGCCCCTGGAGGTAGCCGCGGACCTTCGCCTCGGTCGTCTCCGCGAACAGCTTGCGGACATGGTCGAACACACCGGTGTACGTCGCCGGGTTGGAGCGGGGCGTGCGACCGATGGGCGACTGGTCGACGTGCACGACCTTGTCGACGAGATCGTCCCCGTCGACGCGGGTGTGCCGTCCCGGTACCGACTTCGCGCCGTTCAGCTCGCGGGCCAGGTGCGTGTACAGGATGTCGTTGACCAGGGTCGACTTGCCGGACCCCGAGACGCCGGTGACGGCCGTGAGCACGCCCAGCGGGAACGACACGTCGATGTCCTGCAGGTTGTTCTCCCGCGCGCCGTGCACGGTCAGACGCCGCGCGGGGTCGACGGGGCGCCGGATCTCGGGTGTCGCGA
Encoded proteins:
- a CDS encoding carbohydrate kinase family protein, coding for MIVVAGESLIDLVPAERAGGALAPLTPRRGGGPYNTAVALGRLGDRAAFCSRISTDAFGEALVEGLREAGVGLAFTQRGPQPTTLAVATVAEDGSAGFGFHAEGSADRLFALPTALPPSVRAIAFGTCSLVLEPGATAYEALLRREADRGVFTLLDPNIRPGLIPDAGAYRARFRSWLPSVSLLKLSEQDAQWLEGTPEGWLGSGPAAVVLTRGGAGLSVFTAAGGEVSVPAAPVEVADTIGAGDTVNAALLHSLAAHDALTPPALVSLGDSGWREVLAFAARAAAVTCSRPGADPPYASELLSA
- a CDS encoding superinfection immunity protein, translating into MFGTLGPFLSVLLTIVFIAVYLLLSLIAFNRGVPRRWLILLVNLVLGGTLIGWLVALYLATRRTTGDRSPRLSA
- a CDS encoding alpha/beta fold hydrolase, which codes for MAKTAHAGADGTAHGGGDGEGIDVVADDGVRLWAVRAADGPGAPVILCHGGPGIWDTLQAPAALLGGRPVVRWDQRGCGRSERRGPYTVARSIADLDAVRRASGWERAVLVGHSWGAQLALLYALERPDRVRALVYVSGVGVDDVSAWHPAYEEGQRRRLGHRLARWRELNDRPASGLTESEDRELCVLQWSADFLGPDALASAEAMATPWFGVNRACNTALNRELRDLAADGGMPERCAELTVPVLIVDGARDIRPRSAVDSLERALPQVSRTVLPQAGHIPWAEDPAGFAAAITAFLDGREEPRTPGAAPSA